One window from the genome of Chaetodon trifascialis isolate fChaTrf1 chromosome 20, fChaTrf1.hap1, whole genome shotgun sequence encodes:
- the LOC139348558 gene encoding mucin-2 isoform X2 has product MVSKEPNHLLTGQTNGKSTLADKLPGTMTVRSVLLNRDSPDIESRLKRRRNRTHQVRFKDLEDGSSSSGNSGTGENNSHQRPATDCDSPHPLRKHSSRSPQPWTDRDGPRAEGLPGQTSVVGAVRGDMASTIEVVAAFLARAPPHPLTPGPTRRCWAPPQTNSLTLPMTRKPSTSTSTAIQTSPCLKKPQSLSSHTRSHSLGDSVGVDGDDEHDSQDEYLTHNHVLLPGAKDQNGPPGPGDRTVVERRSKASRTDIKSAVSVVKNSRHSCPPSLLHNTEPCHCSSASCRDGPKRQGNSTPSVVRRRKRLNRTTSDPGKEVHYCTTLTQTERPCPSPQPANTKLCTTQVQTESTSTTLISKYCTTQSQTESQDQSSPLGDKQCTTQIQVSNSGPALPPNAEQCSTQIQTDSPSHSPPNHQPCTTQTQTCSPCASPPLTAPPSSMQIQPESPASPTTTPDPPTTQINTVPYCTSPPPPSAPTQTPEHCAKPPCSSPAKPACTTPPPPIALPIPCSTSASTVIQHPIPYYTVVSPPTTPSTAVVCSSPSSTAPPCQPTQNCISPVSNMLSTTPLTCSSPTPTVAPNGTPFDPTRHPTTGPNITHQPPHNASSATPCTFVTQTALSCTSISYYSTTHPIGPHTPHPNSSSPSYTTLIQTVSHCNIPCQALQNTSAANTGITPYSSPVPKLKSCTSPPPLVKTYASTLPNAQSCATPTKAVPLYSSTFRAAPPYTPPSQAPYNAQDKRGIRLPPPPPPPPPYTPRKKGSDPPGPAIRTPMLRADSKASKKDKDREEKKEDVKCTDSPKLCERASSLKHRAQTPPVAVMKGEKQSSSSSPAKACFKPSCLSSAQAQLGALHKMLCSGANARPNTPNSQHPLPPNQQGCSAARGCSASGERPTAGPLTATQADTLRQVQEILGGLVSGARCKLDPSRVTEKLLSPNGPLHDIRSLQNQLHSLEGVLETSQNTIKVLLDVIQDLEKKEAERDGHSYRTGQDIENCGTCRDCACIIYSVEHDFRLQEGQVVRTWKVGDPPEGSPQPATPQPATPHQQDSPQAVRPPATTKKNRKKCFWFL; this is encoded by the exons ATGGTGAGCAAAGAGCCTAACCACTTGCTCACAGGCCAAACCAACGGCAAGAGCACCTTGGCGGACAAATTGCCCGGGACAATGACTGTGCGCTCTGTGCTGCTCAACCGAGACTCCCCAGATATTGAGAGCCGCCTCAAGCGGCGCCGCAACCGCACCCACCAGGTCCGCTTTAAAGACCTGGaggatggcagcagcagcagtggcaacAGTGGAACAGGAGAAAACAATAGCCATCAGAGGCCTGCCACAGATTGTGACAGCCCACATCCTCTTCGTAAACACAGCAGTAGGTCCCCCCAGCCATGGACTGACAGGGATGGGCCTCGGGCTGAGGGTCTACCTGGCCAAACGTCTGTGGTGGGAGCTGTGCGTGGGGACATGGCAAGTACTATCGAGGTGGTGGCTGCTTTCTTAGCCAGGGCCCCTCCTCATCCACTGACGCCGGGTCCTACACGTCGATGCTGGGCACCACCACAGACTAACTCCTTAACTTTGCCAATGACACGCAAGCCCAGTACGAGCACCAGCACAGCCATCCAGACCTCCCCATGCCTGAAAAAGCCCCAATCCctctcttcacacacacgtaGCCACAGCCTTGGGGACTCAGTGGGTGTGGATGGGGATGACGAACATGACTCTCAAGATGAGTACCTTACGCACAACCATGTGTTATTGCCTGGGGCCAAGGATCAAAATGGTCCTCCTGGGCCGGGGGATCGAACTGTGGTAGAACGGAGGTCTAAAGCCtccaggacagacataaaatcgGCTGTTAGTGTTGTAAAAAACTCCAGGCACAGCTGCCCTCCTTCACTTCTTCACAACACTGAGCCATGTCACTGTTCCTCTGCATCCTGTCGAGATGGCCCCAAGCGTCAGGGTAACAGCACTCCCTCAGTGGTCAGGAGGAGGAAGCGGCTGAATAGGACAACAAGCGATCCTGGGAAGGAGGTGCACTACTGCACCACCCTCACTCAGACTGAAAGGCCCTGTCCATCCCCGCAACCCGCAAATACCAAACTCTGTACCACTCAAGTTCAAACCGAGAGCACTTCCACAACTCTAATTTCAAAGTATTGCACCACCCAAAGCCAAACAGAGAGTCAAGATCAGTCTTCACCTTTGGGTGACAAACAATGCACAACTCAAATTCAAGTCAGCAACTCTGGTCCAGCCCTACCTCCAAATGCTGAACAGTGCTCCACCCAAATACAAACAGACTCGccctctcactctcctcctaATCATCAACCTTGCACGACCCAGACACAAACCTGCAGCCCATGTGCTTCCCCACCTCTCACAGCACCACCCAGCTCAATGCAAATTCAACCTGAGAGTCCTGCATCCCCAACTACAACTCCAGACCCTCCCACCACCCAAATAAATACTGTGCCTTACTGtacctctcccccacctccaaGTGCACCAACACAGACCCCTGAACACTGCGCTAAGCCACCTTGCTCCTCTCCAGCCAAGCCAGCTTGCACCACCCCACCTCCACCCATAGCACTTCCCATTCCTTGCTCCACCTCTGCATCTACTGTCATCCAGCACCCGATTCCCTATTACACTGTTGTGTCACCTCCGACAACCCCCAGCACAGCTGTTGTCTGTTCCAGTCCATCGTCAACTGCACCACCATGCCAACCCACCCAAAACTGCATCTCCCCTGTTTCAAACATGCTGTCGACAACTCCCCTAACCTGTTCCTCCCCTACCCCAACTGTAGCCCCCAATGGAACTCCCTTCGACCCCACCAGACATCCAACCACTGGCCCAAACATAACACATCAGCCACCACACAATGCATCATCTGCTACACCCTGTACATTTGTAACTCAAACTGCCCTGTCTTGCACCTCCATATCATATTACTCTACCACACATCCGATTGGCCCCCACACCCCTCACCCGAATTCTTCTTCACCCTCTTACACCACTCTCATACAAACTGTATCTCATTGCAACATCCCATGTCAAGCTCTGCAAAATACTTCTGCTGCTAACACAGGCATAACCCCCTACTCCTCCCCAGTCCCCAAACTAAAATCTTGCACTTCTCCGCCTCCACTTGTGAAAACATATGCATCCACTCTTCCAAATGCACAATCATGTGCAACCCCAACTAAAGCTGTTCCTCTGTACTCTTCCACATTTCGTGCTGCGCCACCATACACCCCCCCCTCTCAGGCCCCCTACAATGCTCAGGATAAGAGGGGCATTCgacttccacctcctcctccaccacctcctccttaCACACCACGCAAAAAGGGAAGTGATCCGCCAGGTCCTGCAATCCGAACACCCATGCTCAGGGCAGACAGCAAGGCCAGCAAGAAAGATAAagacagggaggagaaaaaggaagatGTAAAATGTACAGACTCACCCAAGCTCTGTGAGAGAGCCAGCTCTCTGAAGCACAGAGCTCAAACTCCGCCAGTCGCTGTGATGAAGGGAGAGAAGcagtcgtcctcctcctctcctgccaaGGCCTGTTTTAAGCCCAGCTGTCTCAGCTCAGCCCAGGCTCAGCTTGGGGCACTACATAAAATGCTCTGCTCAGGAGCCAATGCCAGGCCTAACACCCCCAACAGCCAACACCCACTCCCTCCAAACCAGCAGGGTTGCTCTGCAGCTAGGGGCTGCTCTGCTTCTGGGGAGCGGCCTACAGCTGGGCCCTTGACCGCTACCCAGGCTGACACATTAAGACAGGTCCAGGAAATTCTGGGAGGGCTGGTGTCTGGGGCCAGGTGTAAACTGGACCCATCCAGGGTGACAGAAAAGCTCCTGAGTCCCAATGGACCTCTGCATGATATTCGTAGCCTGCAGAACCAGCTCCACAGTCTGGAAGGGGTTCTGGAGACCAGCCAGAACACCATTAAGGTCCTACTGGATGTCATTCAAGATCTTGAGAAGAAGGAAGCCGAGAGAGACGG ACATTCCTACAGGACCGGACAGGACATTGAGAACTGTGGGACCTGCAGGGACTGTGCCTGCATCATCTACAG
- the LOC139348558 gene encoding mucin-2 isoform X1 yields the protein MVSKEPNHLLTGQTNGKSTLADKLPGTMTVRSVLLNRDSPDIESRLKRRRNRTHQVRFKDLEDGSSSSGNSGTGENNSHQRPATDCDSPHPLRKHSSRSPQPWTDRDGPRAEGLPGQTSVVGAVRGDMASTIEVVAAFLARAPPHPLTPGPTRRCWAPPQTNSLTLPMTRKPSTSTSTAIQTSPCLKKPQSLSSHTRSHSLGDSVGVDGDDEHDSQDEYLTHNHVLLPGAKDQNGPPGPGDRTVVERRSKASRTDIKSAVSVVKNSRHSCPPSLLHNTEPCHCSSASCRDGPKRQGNSTPSVVRRRKRLNRTTSDPGKEVHYCTTLTQTERPCPSPQPANTKLCTTQVQTESTSTTLISKYCTTQSQTESQDQSSPLGDKQCTTQIQVSNSGPALPPNAEQCSTQIQTDSPSHSPPNHQPCTTQTQTCSPCASPPLTAPPSSMQIQPESPASPTTTPDPPTTQINTVPYCTSPPPPSAPTQTPEHCAKPPCSSPAKPACTTPPPPIALPIPCSTSASTVIQHPIPYYTVVSPPTTPSTAVVCSSPSSTAPPCQPTQNCISPVSNMLSTTPLTCSSPTPTVAPNGTPFDPTRHPTTGPNITHQPPHNASSATPCTFVTQTALSCTSISYYSTTHPIGPHTPHPNSSSPSYTTLIQTVSHCNIPCQALQNTSAANTGITPYSSPVPKLKSCTSPPPLVKTYASTLPNAQSCATPTKAVPLYSSTFRAAPPYTPPSQAPYNAQDKRGIRLPPPPPPPPPYTPRKKGSDPPGPAIRTPMLRADSKASKKDKDREEKKEDVKCTDSPKLCERASSLKHRAQTPPVAVMKGEKQSSSSSPAKACFKPSCLSSAQAQLGALHKMLCSGANARPNTPNSQHPLPPNQQGCSAARGCSASGERPTAGPLTATQADTLRQVQEILGGLVSGARCKLDPSRVTEKLLSPNGPLHDIRSLQNQLHSLEGVLETSQNTIKVLLDVIQDLEKKEAERDGRHSYRTGQDIENCGTCRDCACIIYSVEHDFRLQEGQVVRTWKVGDPPEGSPQPATPQPATPHQQDSPQAVRPPATTKKNRKKCFWFL from the exons ATGGTGAGCAAAGAGCCTAACCACTTGCTCACAGGCCAAACCAACGGCAAGAGCACCTTGGCGGACAAATTGCCCGGGACAATGACTGTGCGCTCTGTGCTGCTCAACCGAGACTCCCCAGATATTGAGAGCCGCCTCAAGCGGCGCCGCAACCGCACCCACCAGGTCCGCTTTAAAGACCTGGaggatggcagcagcagcagtggcaacAGTGGAACAGGAGAAAACAATAGCCATCAGAGGCCTGCCACAGATTGTGACAGCCCACATCCTCTTCGTAAACACAGCAGTAGGTCCCCCCAGCCATGGACTGACAGGGATGGGCCTCGGGCTGAGGGTCTACCTGGCCAAACGTCTGTGGTGGGAGCTGTGCGTGGGGACATGGCAAGTACTATCGAGGTGGTGGCTGCTTTCTTAGCCAGGGCCCCTCCTCATCCACTGACGCCGGGTCCTACACGTCGATGCTGGGCACCACCACAGACTAACTCCTTAACTTTGCCAATGACACGCAAGCCCAGTACGAGCACCAGCACAGCCATCCAGACCTCCCCATGCCTGAAAAAGCCCCAATCCctctcttcacacacacgtaGCCACAGCCTTGGGGACTCAGTGGGTGTGGATGGGGATGACGAACATGACTCTCAAGATGAGTACCTTACGCACAACCATGTGTTATTGCCTGGGGCCAAGGATCAAAATGGTCCTCCTGGGCCGGGGGATCGAACTGTGGTAGAACGGAGGTCTAAAGCCtccaggacagacataaaatcgGCTGTTAGTGTTGTAAAAAACTCCAGGCACAGCTGCCCTCCTTCACTTCTTCACAACACTGAGCCATGTCACTGTTCCTCTGCATCCTGTCGAGATGGCCCCAAGCGTCAGGGTAACAGCACTCCCTCAGTGGTCAGGAGGAGGAAGCGGCTGAATAGGACAACAAGCGATCCTGGGAAGGAGGTGCACTACTGCACCACCCTCACTCAGACTGAAAGGCCCTGTCCATCCCCGCAACCCGCAAATACCAAACTCTGTACCACTCAAGTTCAAACCGAGAGCACTTCCACAACTCTAATTTCAAAGTATTGCACCACCCAAAGCCAAACAGAGAGTCAAGATCAGTCTTCACCTTTGGGTGACAAACAATGCACAACTCAAATTCAAGTCAGCAACTCTGGTCCAGCCCTACCTCCAAATGCTGAACAGTGCTCCACCCAAATACAAACAGACTCGccctctcactctcctcctaATCATCAACCTTGCACGACCCAGACACAAACCTGCAGCCCATGTGCTTCCCCACCTCTCACAGCACCACCCAGCTCAATGCAAATTCAACCTGAGAGTCCTGCATCCCCAACTACAACTCCAGACCCTCCCACCACCCAAATAAATACTGTGCCTTACTGtacctctcccccacctccaaGTGCACCAACACAGACCCCTGAACACTGCGCTAAGCCACCTTGCTCCTCTCCAGCCAAGCCAGCTTGCACCACCCCACCTCCACCCATAGCACTTCCCATTCCTTGCTCCACCTCTGCATCTACTGTCATCCAGCACCCGATTCCCTATTACACTGTTGTGTCACCTCCGACAACCCCCAGCACAGCTGTTGTCTGTTCCAGTCCATCGTCAACTGCACCACCATGCCAACCCACCCAAAACTGCATCTCCCCTGTTTCAAACATGCTGTCGACAACTCCCCTAACCTGTTCCTCCCCTACCCCAACTGTAGCCCCCAATGGAACTCCCTTCGACCCCACCAGACATCCAACCACTGGCCCAAACATAACACATCAGCCACCACACAATGCATCATCTGCTACACCCTGTACATTTGTAACTCAAACTGCCCTGTCTTGCACCTCCATATCATATTACTCTACCACACATCCGATTGGCCCCCACACCCCTCACCCGAATTCTTCTTCACCCTCTTACACCACTCTCATACAAACTGTATCTCATTGCAACATCCCATGTCAAGCTCTGCAAAATACTTCTGCTGCTAACACAGGCATAACCCCCTACTCCTCCCCAGTCCCCAAACTAAAATCTTGCACTTCTCCGCCTCCACTTGTGAAAACATATGCATCCACTCTTCCAAATGCACAATCATGTGCAACCCCAACTAAAGCTGTTCCTCTGTACTCTTCCACATTTCGTGCTGCGCCACCATACACCCCCCCCTCTCAGGCCCCCTACAATGCTCAGGATAAGAGGGGCATTCgacttccacctcctcctccaccacctcctccttaCACACCACGCAAAAAGGGAAGTGATCCGCCAGGTCCTGCAATCCGAACACCCATGCTCAGGGCAGACAGCAAGGCCAGCAAGAAAGATAAagacagggaggagaaaaaggaagatGTAAAATGTACAGACTCACCCAAGCTCTGTGAGAGAGCCAGCTCTCTGAAGCACAGAGCTCAAACTCCGCCAGTCGCTGTGATGAAGGGAGAGAAGcagtcgtcctcctcctctcctgccaaGGCCTGTTTTAAGCCCAGCTGTCTCAGCTCAGCCCAGGCTCAGCTTGGGGCACTACATAAAATGCTCTGCTCAGGAGCCAATGCCAGGCCTAACACCCCCAACAGCCAACACCCACTCCCTCCAAACCAGCAGGGTTGCTCTGCAGCTAGGGGCTGCTCTGCTTCTGGGGAGCGGCCTACAGCTGGGCCCTTGACCGCTACCCAGGCTGACACATTAAGACAGGTCCAGGAAATTCTGGGAGGGCTGGTGTCTGGGGCCAGGTGTAAACTGGACCCATCCAGGGTGACAGAAAAGCTCCTGAGTCCCAATGGACCTCTGCATGATATTCGTAGCCTGCAGAACCAGCTCCACAGTCTGGAAGGGGTTCTGGAGACCAGCCAGAACACCATTAAGGTCCTACTGGATGTCATTCAAGATCTTGAGAAGAAGGAAGCCGAGAGAGACGG AAGACATTCCTACAGGACCGGACAGGACATTGAGAACTGTGGGACCTGCAGGGACTGTGCCTGCATCATCTACAG